GACGTGAGCGAGTTCCGGACTCGGCTTCAGGAAGAAGCGCCCTGCCAACAGCGCGATCACGCCCGCGCCACCGGAACCCACCAGCACCGCGAGTTTCGCCATGCCCAGGTGCCCCGCGTCGGGGAAGGCCAGCCCGGCGATGAAGATGGCCATGGTGAAGCCGATGCCGGCCGCCAGACCCACCACGAAGATGCCGCGGAAGTCGACGCCGCGGGGCAAGCTGCAGACGCCGGCCTTCACGCTGAGCCAGCACGCCGCGACAATGCCAAGCGGTTTGCCGAGGAACAATCCGAGGGCCACGCCCCAAGCGACCAGTCCGGCTGCGGGATAGGCGAGGTTCACGGTGCTGAGATCCACGCCCGCGTTGGCCAGGGCGAAGAGCGGCATGATGCCGAAGGCCACCCAGGGGTGCAGCACCGCAGAGAGCCGGCTCACCGGCGGGAGCGCTTCGCGCTGCGCAGACTCGATTTGTGACAGAGGCCCCATCAGTTCTTGCATCGACGCCTGACTGCGCACGCGAGCCGAGAAGTCGTCGATGGCTCTGCGCGCGACGGACGCGAAGCCGCGCTGACCGTACCAGGACCGCACCGGCGTCAGCATGCCGACGATCACGCCGGCGATGGTCGGATGTACGCCCGCCGTGTACATACCCGCCCAGACCACGACGGCGGGCGGCACGAAGGCCAGGGAGCGACGCACCCCTAGACGTTGCAGCGTGATGATGGCGCCGATGCCGGCGGCGGCGATCAGCAAACCGCTGGCAGCGAAGTCACTGGAGAAGAACAGCGCGATCACGATGATGGCACCGATGTCGTCGATGATCGCCAGCGCCAGGAGCAGCACGCGCAGCCCCGCCGGCACGCGCTTGCCGAGCAGCGCGAAGATGCCCACTGCGAACGCGATGTCCGTCGCCATCGGCACACCCCAGCCGCCGCTGACAGCGGAGCCGCGGGCGATCAGTGCGTAGATCGCAGCCGGCGCCAGCATGCCTCCCAGTGCTGCGACGGCGGGCAGCGCTGCGCGCTGGATCTCACTGAGTTCGCCTTCGTGGATCTCGCGGCGGATCTCCATTCCCGCCACGAAGAAGAAGAGCACCATCAGCACGTCGTTGATCCAGAAGTGCAGCGGGTGCGAGAAGGACCAGCCAGCGATGCTGATGCCGATGGGTGTGTGCCACAGATGTTCGTAGCTGGCGCGCCAGGGGCTGTTCGCCCAGATCAGCGCCGCGGCCGCCGCCAAGAGCAACACCACACCGCTGGTCGCCTCGACGTGTAGATAGTGGCTCAAAGGCCGAGCAAAGCGACGCGCCGCGCGGTTCGCGGCAGCCCAGGTGTCCGGCGGCACGCTAGGCGGTGCGCTGGGGCGGAAGGAGATCAGAGTGCCGATGGTCATGGTTTGCCCCTGATCCAACGGCGCAGAGCTGCACACCTTGAGCTTCAGGTAGGTACATGTGGGTTGGCGCCCCGCGTGGCAGCCAGCCGCAGTTGCCGTATCGAGCGCAGGGGCCGCGCGTTCAGCGCTTGTGTGTCCTTCGCTCCGCCGCTCAGCGCGCGCTGCAGCGGTCCAAGTCCGCGTCGTTCTTCACGGCGGCGATGCACTTGGCTTCAGTGGACGTGGTCTCGCGCTCCAAGCAGCTGTTCGTCTGCTCTTCGATGCGCTTCGCGAAGTCGGCGCTGCTCTTCTCGCGCTCGATGCGGGCCGCGATGGCCGTGCGCGCGTCGGGGTCGCTCTCCTCCGCAAGCACCAGCTCCAGGGCCAAGGTCTCGACGCGTCGCGCCGCCGCTTCGCACTCGGCTCGGCTCGCCACGCGGCTCTTGGGCTGCGCTTCGTCGCTGGCGACGCCGGTGCGCGCGTCCACGCCGTTGTGCTCGCGCCAGTCGCCCAGGATGTCACCGGGGTCGCGGGCCTCTCCAGGGCCGCAGCTCGTCGCGGCGAACAACGTTGCGCCGCACACCAGGAGGGCTCTCACGCGCGAGAGCATACCAGGGCTGGCCGAAGGCGTTGCGGCGGTCCGCGCAGGCGTGACGCATGCTGCGGGAGGAGTACTCCGCGCCGCCGAGGGTCGAGACCCAAAAAAGCCCGAGACAAACCCTGGCCCGGGCGAAATTCTCCAGGACTCGCACTCCAGACCAGCCCGAGGCGTGACAGCCCCCGGTGCACCGCCTCGTCGCTCACCAAAGTTTTTCCTATGATTCCCGCTATTTACGCAGATGCGCTGCGCCTTGCGCCCGGAATTATTTCGTGTACGAATGAATCGCCCCGGGGGCGCGTCGCCGCCGGACCGCAGTCGACGAGGCTTCGCCATGTTCAATCCCTACACCGAAGAGCACGATCACTTTCGCAAGACCGTTCGCCAGTTCACTGAGCGCGAGATCGCGCCCTTCGCGGACGAGTGGGAAGAGCAGAAGGACTTCCCGAGCGAGCTCTTCAAGAAAGCGGGACAGCTCGGCATCTTCGGCGCGCACTATCCCGAAGAGCACGGTGGATCGGGCGGCGACTACTGGTTCTCGGTGGCCAAGGCGCAGGAGCTGCCCCTCGGTCGTTGCGCCGGCGTGACCATGGCTTTGCTGGTGCAGAGCGACATGGCCACGCCCGTCATCAGCGATCTCGGCACGCCGGAACAGATCGAAGAGTTCCTGAAGCCGGCCCTGGCGGGCGACAAGATCGCCTCCATCGGCGTGTCCGAGCCTGGCGCGGGCAGCGACGTCGCCGGCATTCGTACCCACGCGCGCCGCGATGGCAGCGACTACATCCTCAACGGCCAGAAGACGTTCATCACCAACGGCGCGCGCGCGGACTTCATCACGATGTTGGTGAAGACCAACCCCGACACCGGCGCCCACGGTTGCACCTTCTTCTTGGTGCCCACGAAAGAGAAGGGCTTTCGCGTGGGGCGACGCCTGGACAAGGTGGGCAATCACGCGTCGGACACGGCGGAGTTGTTCCTGGAAGATGTGCGCATTCCCGAGCGCTATCGCCTGGGCGAAGAGAACATGGGCTTCATGTACCTGATGCAGAACTTCCAGACCGAGCGCTTGATCGGCTCCGTGAGCGGACTCGCGGGCTCGCGCGCGGTGGTCGACTACTCGCGCAAGTACGGGGAAGAGCGCGTTGCCTTCGGCAAGCCGATCATCAAGCGCGAAGTGTGGCAGCACAAGTTCGTGGACATGTACATCAAGCTGGAGATGGCCCAGGCCTTCGTCGACCGCGTCGTGGATCAGTACAACGAAGAGAAGTACGTGAAGAAGGAGGCCATCTCCTTCGAGACCGTGAAGCTGATCAGCATGGCCAAGGTCGTGGCCGGCGATCTGGTGGCGGAGATCGCCGATACCTGTCTGCAGTTCCACGGCGGTTGGGGCTACATCGAGGAGTACCCCATCGCGCGCGCCTGGCGCGACGCCCGCTTGCTGAAGATCGGCGGCGGCACCAGCGAGACGATGACCTACTACCTCGCCAAGATCATGGGGCTCTGAGGCCGCACGAGATCGCGCGGTTCAAGCACGACCCGGACATCGCGAAAGGGTACGCGAGCGACGTCATGAGATGCCGCGTTCGCGGCGAGTGCGTTCGGAATGGCGCGCGCTGATCTCGTCGGCGACCGTGCCCAGATCGTCCGCGGCGGTCTTGGCGTCGCCATTCAGGTAGGCGCGCAATCCCTGGACCGCGAGCAACACCAAGCTCGAGTTGACGCCGCGCTCGGATAGATCAGCGCCGCTCTCCGGGCGCTTCACCAGCTCTTCCAGCTCGTCGAAGAGTTCCTTCACCAAGGCGTCGAAGCGGTTCATGGCGGCAGCTTCGGGCAATCGTGCCGCTATCGCAACCCGCTCACTGCCGGCAAGGCCATGGAAATCATGATGGAAACGACGCCTGCCCTCTGCCGCGTCCGTGGCTGCCCTTTACGATGCCCGAAGGGGACTTACCTTGGGCCATCATGCCGGAAAATCGCTCGGTTCCGTCTTTGGCGCGCTTCTTCCTCGATCACCGCGCCTCGCCGTTTGCCAAGCTGTTCCTGCTGTTGGCGGTCATCTACGTGATTTCGCCCGTGGACTTGATTCCAGATATCGTGGTCGTCATCGGCTGGCTCGACGATTTGGCCGTCGCCGCGGCGTCTGCCACTTCTCTGTTCCTGGCCATCCGTCGCTATCGGCTGAAGGCGAGCCAGCCGCCAGCCATCGAGACGACGGGCGTCGAAGTTCGCCCTACCTGAGGTTCGTCCGATCTGGAGCCCGCGCGACGAGCACCATCCGCGGCCTCGATCGAGTGTAAGCTCGCCGCGGATGAGGGCGTTCTTTCCACGAAACACCGTGAAACTCGGTCTCCTTTGCTCCACGCTCTTGGTGACGAGCGCTTGCGCTCGGCAAAAGCCCGCGACAGAAGCGCCCGCCGGCCCGGCGCCGGACCTGCAACAAGCGCCGGGCACGAACCTCGACCAACTCGAGGCGGAGCTCGCGGCGGCAGAACGCCAGCTGACGGCGACGCTGCCCGTGACCTCCGCGTCGCGCGCCGCCAAGCCAGCAGAGGAACCTGCACCCGCAGCGCAGCCAGAGGACGAGGACGGAAGCAAGCCGACCGGAGGCCAGGAAGCCAGGCCGGGGGCCAGCGTCGTGAGCAAGCCGACGACGTCACCTGCGCCGCCGCCCACACCAGCACCCAAAACAGAAGAAGCCGCTGGCAGCGCGGGACTCGGGGCGAGTCAACAGAATGCGATTCCAAGTTGCGACACTGCGTGCAAGGCGCTCTCGTCGATGGAGCGCAGCGCCGACCGCATCTGTGAGATCACCGGCGAAGCCGACGAGCGCTGCACCCGAGCACGTGGCCGCGTCGGGTCCGCGAGTGAGCGCGTGAAGTCGTCCGGCTGCACCTGCGCGTCCGACGACAACGACTAGGCCGCGCGCGCCAGATCGACCGGCTCGGGCGGGCGACCCGCACCAGACGCCGCCGTTCAGGCGGACGACTAGGCCGCGCGCGCCAGACGAATCTTCTCGGCCTGGCCGGCGCGATAGAAGCGTCGCAGCTTCTTCACGCGCTCTTCGCGGTTCGGCATCGCCATCAAGCGCGATACGAAGCGCGCTGCCAGGTCGTTGGCCATGCGGTAGCGCTGCCCCGCCTCGCTGTCCTCGGGGTGCAAGAAAGAGACGTTCTCGAACAGGCGTTCGCGCAATCGCCGGCCGTTCTCAGCCTGTTCGTCGGCCAGCAGCACGAACTTGTCCACCTCTGCTTGCAGCTCCAGCTCCAGCTGCGTCGCTGGCAAACGTGTGCGCGCGCGCTCCGTGACGTACACGAAGTGGCTCACACCCTCGGCGATCTGAAACCACAAGTCGCAGCCCCCGGGCCGCATGGGCTCGCCGGGTGGCAGCAGCAGCGCGATCTCCAGCGCGTCCTCGTGTTCGCGCAGCAGCAGAGTTTCTCGACCGCCGTCGTTTGCCGTGCGCACGAAGTCGACGACGTTGGGGCGAGACTCGAGTCCGTAGATGCGCTCCAGGCGGCGCTGGATGTTGTGAAGCGTTCGCGTGCGTCGACTCAATTGAGAGCACCCGTGCCGCGGGTGGGCATCATGCCGCGCGCCGTCAGCGCTTCGGCCAAGGACGAGGACCCCGTCTCGAGCCAACGCTCGTAGAGCTTGAGCACCGCGCCGTCGGTTCGCGCCGCGCGCGCCTGCAGCGCCGTGGCCACATCCGCGAGCAGATCAGCGAACTGGCGGAACTTGAGGGCCAGCTCGGCAAAGACGTCAGGCCCCGAGGATTCCCCGCCGCCCCGGCGCAGCATGGTCGCCGCGGTTTCGTAGGCTCGCGAGCCCAAGGCGCTCACGTAGGTGCGCTCCACGCCGCGGGTCTCCAGGTGCTCGGCGAAGAAGCCACTGACGTAGAGCACACCGTCCCCCAAGGTGCGCAAGCGCTCGAAGCGCTCATGGCCGCTGGCCTGCATCGCTTCGTCCAGCAGTAGCGTGAGTGGGCGCGAGAGCGTCTCCTCGGAGAGCGTGCCGGGCCGAGCGTAATCCGCTAGCAGCGCAACGACGTAGGACTCCGCGGCATCGGTCGCCTCTACGCGGCGTGCACGCATCGCGTCAGAGACGACACCACTGAAGAACTCCGAGATGTTGCCGGCGAGTTCGATCTTGGGGCTCATGGCATTCCTCCGCCCAGGGTCTTTGCAAAGCCCTGGCCAACGCGAGACGCAGTCGACTCCTCCCTCCCGTCGCCCTGTCCCCCCGGCAGAGGTTCGACGGGTATGTGCTGCACTTGGGTCGGAGTATCGTCGAGCGTTCTCAACTACTTTCTATATGACGGAATACGGACCCCTCTCGCAAATTGTGAGCGGTCATGTCGTGCGGTTTCCTAGCCACCAAGCACGTCGGCTGCCAAAACGGTTACCAACCGACTACATCTGCCCACACGAGTGAGACGCCGGGGTGACGACACGAATGCCAGGGTGTTGACGACCTCGGCGATGGCTGGCCGGGGATTGGGTCTCGCCGCAGTCCGGCCCGTGGCGTCGCCTCCCACGCTGCGCGGCGCGGTTCGTCGCGAAAGTGCGGAGCGACAGTCCGTGCGCGGGTTCCACCCGGCCGAAGGGTGGGACTCGCCTGATTAGCAAGTCACGACTTGACGAGTCACGACTTGACGAGTCACGACTTGACGAGTTACGACCTGTCAATGTTCCTAGGCCGGGAGCGAGAGCTCGAGGCGCTTCGCCAGCAATTCCAGGGTTCGGGCGGCGCCTTCGTCGTGGTCTACGGCCGGCGGCGCGTGGGTAAGAGCGAGCTTCTGCTCGAGTTCGTGCGCGACAAGGCCGCCGTCTACTTCGTGGGCAAGAAAGCCCCCGCGGCTCTACAGCGGGCGGAGCTGGCACGGGAAGCAGCGGCCCTGCTGCAGCAGCCGCTGCTCGAGCACGCGACGAGTGACTGGAAGCAGTTGCTCTCCGCCATCGTGGAACAGCACCGAGGTGGCGGGCGGCTCGTCCTCGTCTTGGACGAGTTCCAATGGATGGCCGAGGCCAGCCCGGAGTTGCCCTCGGTGTTGCAAGAGCTGTGGGACCGCCACTGGCAGCACTCCAAGAAGATCATGCTCGTGCTCTGCGGCTCCTTCATCGGCTTCATGGAGCGCGAGGTACTCGGCAAGCAGAGTCCGCTCTTCGGCCGGCGCACTGCGCAGATGTTGCTACAGCCCTTCGACGCCCTGGAGGCAGCGCGCTTTCATCGCGGCTGGTCCCTGGTCGACCGGGCGCGAGCGCGCTTCGTCTGTGGTGGCATTCCCGGGTACCTGAAGCGCTTCGACGCGTCGCTCAGCTTCGAGAAGAACCTGGAGCGTGAGCTGCTCGACGAGTTCGCGCCGCTCTATCGCGAGCCGGAGTTCCTGCTGCGGGAAGAGCTGAGAGACGTCCAGAACTACCACGCGGTGCTGCGCACCATCGCAGCTGGCGCTCACGCCACCAAAGACATAGCCAAGTCGGCCGGAGTGGAAGAACGCAGTCTGCACTACTACCTGCAGCAACTGGTGGACTTGGGCTACGTCGCGCGCCGTTATCCACTCACCAGCGGCAAAGCCAACGTGCGCGCCGTGCGCTTCGTGCTGGATGACCCGCTGCTGCGCTTTTGGTTCCGCTTCGTCTTTCCAAACAACAGCTACATCCAGCACATGGGGCCCGCTCGCGCGTTGCGGGATCGTATCCGTCCCGAACTGGACTCGTACTTCGGCGGGTGCTTCGAGCGTCTCTGCCGCGAATCGCTGCCGCGGCTCTACGCACGCGAAGGAGTGAGCGCGTCCTTCCAGATCGGTGAGTACTGGGCGCGGGACGTGCAGATCGACGTCGTGGGCCTGCGGGACGATGGCTGGACGGACCTGGGCGAGTGCAAGTGGGGCAGCGTGCGCTCCGCCAAAGCGCTTGCAAGCGAGCTGGAAGCGAAGGTTCCGCGCTACCCGAATCCGCGCGGCGCCAGTCTGGGGCGCCGCTTCTTCCTGCGCACCAAGCCCAAGGGCGATCTCCCTCCGGGTCGTTGGCACGACTTGGCCGACCTCTACCACGACTGAGCGAGGCGCCCGCGCACGAAGGTCCGGCACTCCCGCCCCGCGTCGACGCACGAAGGTCCGGCACTCCCGCCCCGCCACCAGGCTGCCAGATTCTTTTCCACCCCTTCGCGGCCACGCCATGATTTCGCGACCATGATCGAGAAGCGACGAAATCGGAGTGAAATCAGCGGAACCGCGGCCGGCCTGTACTTGCGCTCAGCCCGCCAGCGCCAGGGTTTGAAGGAGTTCGTCCTGGCGGATCAGAGCGGACTCGTCATTGCCGCATCCGGCACGCCCGACCGCGCCGAGGTCGTCGCCAGCATGGCCGCCATGCGTGACGCCGGCAGTGAGCACGACGCTGGCTTCGACATCCGCGACGAAGAGATGCACCTGAGCGGCGTGACGATCTTCGGCCAGCGCTGCGTCCTCGCCGCCCTCGGCCCCCGCCGCCCGGACATGGTCGCGGCCGCTGCGGCGATGCATCGCATCTTCGCTTGAGCCGCGGGCTCGCCCGCGACTAGAGACGCGCGTCGCAAAGGCCCGTCGAGTCGCCCGCCCGCGCGTCGCCCGCTTCGACAGGAGCGTCCGTGCATCAAAGGGCGGCGCGCCCAGTTGCGCTGGATCAAGTCGCGCGGCGCGGAGAGTGCAGCCGCGCGCGCGATCCGTACACTGAGTGGATGCAGTTCGAGAAGCTACCGGTGAACGATCGCGCGACGCGCGTGAACCTCGAGGTCGAGCGCCTCGCGAATCGAGTGGTGCGCAGCTACGACCGTTGGCTCGAGCGAGTCCACCTGGGCGGTCGCGCCGCGCAGTACGACGACGTGCACTACGAGTTCGTCGGCGGCGCCGCCGACGAACTGCGCAAGAAGCACTACGACAAGAGTCTGCGGCTGCTTTGGAAGGGCGAAGCGGCTCTGCCCTGGTCGAGCTTTCGCGACTGCAACCCCCACGAGCGGGAGCTGGTCGACTTGGCCGAGCAGAACCTGACCGACGACGAGCGCGCCTTGCGTCAGCGCATCACCAGCGACGAGTTCAAGGAGTTGCTCGATCGCGAGTACACGGTCGAACAGAAGCACGCGATCGTGGCCATTCTCTCGGCGATTGGCCACGGCGAAGCCTACGCCTGGTTGGTCTCGGCCAGCTTGCTGCCCCAAGTGAAGAGCACCGGCGCCAAGGCCGCGCTGACCATGCAGGTGCTGGAAGAGGCGAAGCACTTCGTGGTGATGCGCGAGCTGATGCAGGCGTTTCGCGTGGAGATCCCGCGGCAGAGCGCCTGGGAGTACCTGCTGCTCGAAGGCGCGCTCAAGGCCCGCGGGCTCGACAAGTTCTTTGCCATGAACGTGCTGGTCGAGAGCATCGCGCTCAGCATCTTCGGCGTGCTGTCGACGCTTCCGGGTCTCGAGGTGTTGCGCCTGTTCCACCTGGACGAAAGCCGTCACACGGCGCTGCCGATGAACTACTTCCGCGAGTTCCCACTCTCCAGCTGGCAGCAGAAGAGCCCTCTCGGACGCATGCGCCGTCTGAAGATGTCCCTGCCCACTCTGCCGCTGATCATGCTGTTGGAGCCGGACCTGGCCGTGCTCGGCATCGACGCCTTCGACTTCGCTGGTTCGGTGATGCGAAAAGTGTCGCACCTGTCGCAGCGCGCGGGCTTCTTACAGCCCGAAGAAGCCGACGCGCAGAGTCAGTTCTTCAACAAGGTGTTCAACGCCTACTGCCGCGCCACGCGCCCAGGCCATCGCGACAAGGACTTCATGTCCGCCGAAACCACCGCCGGCGCCGCCGAACTAGCCGTCGAGCGCGAAGCCTTCGGCCTGCAAGCGACGGCGTGAGGGATCCCGCCGCCCTTCTTCAGGGACAGCGAGCACGGCGGGTCTTCGAAGCCTCACGGACAGTTCTGTAGGTCGACGGGAGCGGCGTAGAGCTCTTCCGCGCCCCAGCGCGTGTCGCTCCACAGCGCGAGCACGGAGTTCGACCCCGTGCTGACCGCGTCCATGCTCGTGCCGTTGGGGGTGGCCAAGATGGACACGTCGCTCGCCAGTGGAGTGACGCTGGTCGGTCCACTCTGCGAGAGAGTAGAGCGGCGGAGGAAGATCATGTTGCCGTGTAGCTCCACCAGGTCATACACGCCCCCGCTGCGCAGGAGGGTCTTCGTGGTGCCCGTGTAGCTATACGCTGTCCCCAAGGACGCAGCGAGCGCCGGTGAGTTGCCGACCTCGCCCCGATTCACCATGATGCCCTGCGAGTTCTGGGCCCAAGTGGTAACCCAGGTGGTCCCGTCGTGTGCCAGCGATGGCAGCAATGAGTAGTAGCCGGAGCTGCTCAGCGCAACCGGCGCCTTGGTCTTCGAGCCGTCCGAATTGTAGAACACCAAGGTGGGGCTGCTGGACGCAATCACCGCGATGCCCCACTCCCCGCTGGGCGACAGCGCAACTGCTGGCCGGTGGTACACGGAGTTCGTAGTCGTGACGTTGACAGCCTCGGGCGCAGAGCCGTCGGTCCCGATGCGTTGGAAACTCACCGAGCTGTACTGCGCGCTGACCAGCGCGTAGCCAGCGTAGACCGACGACCAGGTGATCCTGGGCGCAGCGATGGGAAGCTTGGTCCCCGTCGTCGCTGCGGAAATGTCGACGGCCGCAGCCTTGGGCGTGCCGTTCGCGTCCAGGCGACGGAACCAGATCGCAGAATTGGTGCGCCAAGTGACGCCGAACTCGCTGCCCGTCCAGGTGATGTCCGGCTCGTACAGACTGCCCGCCCCCACCGCGACGTCTGGACTCTTGGCTCGGGTGCCATCCGCGTTCAACAGGGCAAAGTAGAGGCCGCCGGCTTCTTCTACGTAGACCACGCCCACCTTCGTTCCGCTCCACGCCGCTGCGGGATTCCACGTCTTCGAAACCGTGGTGGTGAGTCGCACGGCGGCGCCCACGACGGGCGTCGGGCACTGGCACTTGCCGCCGTTGCAGATCTGATTCCCGACGCACGCCTTGCTACACGACGAGCAGTGCAGGGGATCCGTCTGCAGATTGGCGCACTCCGTACCGCACAGCGTCTGCCCAGCTACGTCGCACACGCAGGAGTAGCCCGAGCAGTGCGTGCCCGCGGGACACGTCTTGTCGCACGCGCCGCAATGGCTCGGGTTCGAGTAGATGGACGTACATGTCCCGGTGGACGCACACCAAGTCTCTGTGTAGGTCTGGCACTTGCACGTGCTGCTCGAACAGATCTGACCGTTCTCGCACTGATGACCGCACGACCCGCAGTTGGCCGGATCCGTCGAAGTGGTCACGCAGGTCTGGGTGGCAGGGCAATAGGTCTTGCCGCTGCCACAGGTGCAGGTGCTGTTGACGCAGGTCTGTGCCGCCGGGCATGCCTTGTCACAGCCGCCGCAGTTCTGGCTGTCCGTCTTGGTGTCCACGCAACCCGACGCGCAAATCGTTTGGCTCGAGACGCTGCACTTGCACGAGCCGAGGCTGCAGTACTGACCGCTGCCGCATGCTTGGCCACAGCCGCCGCAGTGGTTCGTGCTGGATTGAGTGTTGATGCAGAGGCCGCCACAATCCGTGGGAGCATAGGCCGGGCAGGCGCAAACGCCCGAGTTGCAGACGTGTGCCAGCGCGCAGGTCTGGCCACAGCCGCCGCAGTTCGCGGTGTCGGTGCCCGTGTTGACGCAGGTACCGTTGCAGAGCGTGCCTCCGACGCAAGTGCAACTTCCTCCCACACACTGTTGGGTCGGCAGGCAGGCGTTGCCGCAACTGCCGCAGTTCAGCTCGTCGATCGCCATGTCCACGCACTTGTCCGCGCAGATGTCTTGGGCGTTGAGTGGACAGGAACACAGCCCGTTGGAGCAGCTACCACCACTTGGGCATTTGTTGCCGCAGCTGCCGCAGTTGTCCTGATTCGCATTCATGCTGATGCAGAACCCGTTGCAGTACTCCTGCCCAGTGACCGGGCAGGTACACTTGCCTCCGATGCAGCTCTGCACGTTGGGACACTCGGTGCCGCAGGTGCCGCAGTTGGCGACGTCCGAATCGAGGTCGACGCAGCCGATGCCGTCGCAGTAGTCCGGAGTCAGCGCGCTGGTGCAGCTGCAGATGCCGTTCACGCAGGCTTGCCCAGGGTTGCAGACGGTTCCGCACGCGCCGCAGTTCTGCGGGTCGGAGTCGAAGCGAGCACACTTGCCTGCGCACTCGAAAGGACTGTCGGGCGGGCAGATACACTTGCCCAAGCTGCATGTCTGATCCGATCGGCACGAGACATCGCACGCGCCGCAGTGGTCGGGGTCGTCTTTCGGGATGGGCACGCCGTCGCAGAGCATGCAGTCGTCGACGAGACCGTTGCACTCGTTGTCGATGCCATCGCCGCAGATCTCGGCTCCCGCGTCGGGAACGCAGGCACAGATTTGTGGCGTCAGCCCTTCCGCGCTGACGCAACCCCAGTTGGCCGACGCCGGACACCCCAGGTCCGACGCGCACGTCTGGGTGCAGACACCGGTGCTGTCGTCCTTGCGTACGCAAAGTCGAGATGCGCAGTCTTCGGTGCGCTGACAAGGCGCTCCGAACACTCCTGTGCCAGCGCTGGGGCCCAGTTCCGGGGACTCACTGGAACTGCAGGCCAGGGTCAGTAGAGACGCAAGCAAGACTAGCCACGGTGCGGCCAGC
This genomic stretch from Polyangiaceae bacterium harbors:
- the nhaA gene encoding Na+/H+ antiporter NhaA; translation: MTIGTLISFRPSAPPSVPPDTWAAANRAARRFARPLSHYLHVEATSGVVLLLAAAAALIWANSPWRASYEHLWHTPIGISIAGWSFSHPLHFWINDVLMVLFFFVAGMEIRREIHEGELSEIQRAALPAVAALGGMLAPAAIYALIARGSAVSGGWGVPMATDIAFAVGIFALLGKRVPAGLRVLLLALAIIDDIGAIIVIALFFSSDFAASGLLIAAAGIGAIITLQRLGVRRSLAFVPPAVVVWAGMYTAGVHPTIAGVIVGMLTPVRSWYGQRGFASVARRAIDDFSARVRSQASMQELMGPLSQIESAQREALPPVSRLSAVLHPWVAFGIMPLFALANAGVDLSTVNLAYPAAGLVAWGVALGLFLGKPLGIVAACWLSVKAGVCSLPRGVDFRGIFVVGLAAGIGFTMAIFIAGLAFPDAGHLGMAKLAVLVGSGGAGVIALLAGRFFLKPSPELAHVCVDQAERSTEY
- a CDS encoding acyl-CoA dehydrogenase family protein; this encodes MNRPGGASPPDRSRRGFAMFNPYTEEHDHFRKTVRQFTEREIAPFADEWEEQKDFPSELFKKAGQLGIFGAHYPEEHGGSGGDYWFSVAKAQELPLGRCAGVTMALLVQSDMATPVISDLGTPEQIEEFLKPALAGDKIASIGVSEPGAGSDVAGIRTHARRDGSDYILNGQKTFITNGARADFITMLVKTNPDTGAHGCTFFLVPTKEKGFRVGRRLDKVGNHASDTAELFLEDVRIPERYRLGEENMGFMYLMQNFQTERLIGSVSGLAGSRAVVDYSRKYGEERVAFGKPIIKREVWQHKFVDMYIKLEMAQAFVDRVVDQYNEEKYVKKEAISFETVKLISMAKVVAGDLVAEIADTCLQFHGGWGYIEEYPIARAWRDARLLKIGGGTSETMTYYLAKIMGL
- a CDS encoding DUF1232 domain-containing protein encodes the protein MPENRSVPSLARFFLDHRASPFAKLFLLLAVIYVISPVDLIPDIVVVIGWLDDLAVAAASATSLFLAIRRYRLKASQPPAIETTGVEVRPT
- a CDS encoding ATP-binding protein is translated as MTSHDLTSHDLTSYDLSMFLGRERELEALRQQFQGSGGAFVVVYGRRRVGKSELLLEFVRDKAAVYFVGKKAPAALQRAELAREAAALLQQPLLEHATSDWKQLLSAIVEQHRGGGRLVLVLDEFQWMAEASPELPSVLQELWDRHWQHSKKIMLVLCGSFIGFMEREVLGKQSPLFGRRTAQMLLQPFDALEAARFHRGWSLVDRARARFVCGGIPGYLKRFDASLSFEKNLERELLDEFAPLYREPEFLLREELRDVQNYHAVLRTIAAGAHATKDIAKSAGVEERSLHYYLQQLVDLGYVARRYPLTSGKANVRAVRFVLDDPLLRFWFRFVFPNNSYIQHMGPARALRDRIRPELDSYFGGCFERLCRESLPRLYAREGVSASFQIGEYWARDVQIDVVGLRDDGWTDLGECKWGSVRSAKALASELEAKVPRYPNPRGASLGRRFFLRTKPKGDLPPGRWHDLADLYHD